GCATTTTTGGTGCTTTGAAAAAATTTAGGAGGTAGTCATGATGAGGAAGATCTTTTTAGACGATACCACACTAAGGGATGGAGAACAGACCCCAGGTATTGTTATGGCAAAAAAGGATAAAATAAAGATCGCAAAAATGCTGGATAGAATAGGAGTAGATGAGATAGAAGCAGGTTTTCCGGCGTCTAGTAGATATGCGTTGGATACTTTTTATGATATTAAAAGCTTGAATTTAAAGGCAAAACTCATAGCTTGGAATAGGGCAACAGTAGATGATGTGAAAAAGTCTATTGAGGCAGGTGCTGACCGGGTTGAAATATCTATCCCCATATCAGATTTGCATATAAGAAAAAAGTTAAATAAAGATAGGGATTGGGTTTTATATCAAATACAAAAAGTTGTTGAGTTTTGCAAAGAGAAGGGGTTGTATGTATCGGTAGGTGGTGAGGATTCTTCGAGGGCTGATGTGTACTTTTTATTACAATTTGTAAAACATATAGAAAAATGTGGTGCTGATAGATTTAGGTTTTGTGATACTGTTGGCGTTTTGGATCCTTTTAAGGTCTTTGAATTAGTTACTCAGATCAAAAGTATTACTAAGCTGCCGATAGAGATACATGCCCATAACGACTTTGGTATGGCTACCGCTAATGCTGTAGCTGCTATAGAAGCAGGTGCGGATTATGTGAATACTACTTTTTTAGGTATTGGGGAAAGAGCTGGCAATACCCCACTGGAAGAGATATTGATATGGTTGCAGTATAAAGGCG
This genomic window from Calditerrivibrio sp. contains:
- the aksA gene encoding homoaconitate hydratase (in Methanococcus jannaschii this protein catalyzes the condensation of alpha-ketoglutarate and acetyl-CoA to form trans-homoaconitate; functions in alphaketosuberate synthesis which is a precursor in coenzyme B and biotin synthesis), which produces MRKIFLDDTTLRDGEQTPGIVMAKKDKIKIAKMLDRIGVDEIEAGFPASSRYALDTFYDIKSLNLKAKLIAWNRATVDDVKKSIEAGADRVEISIPISDLHIRKKLNKDRDWVLYQIQKVVEFCKEKGLYVSVGGEDSSRADVYFLLQFVKHIEKCGADRFRFCDTVGVLDPFKVFELVTQIKSITKLPIEIHAHNDFGMATANAVAAIEAGADYVNTTFLGIGERAGNTPLEEILIWLQYKGGFDLQYDISSLKSIAKDISDLLKIKIAFNKPIVGRNAFCHESGMHVDGVLKSPDNYEPFPPEVIGVERKISFGLSSGRSGLIYFLKKLGFGIEKDSVSVKILEIFKRIVLLKKILRPMY